AGAGTTGACAAATTCCTTCAAGGAGATTACACCGTAGCGGTGTTTAATGCTGACCCACAAAATGTGAAGGCATTGGAAGACATGTACAGAATTACTCCACAGATATTCAGATGGATGGTTTTCAGGAGAGAAGATCTTGAAAAGCATTACAACGCTGAAGCTGAAAAAGTAGAGGAAAGTCCAGAAGTTTCAGAAACGGAAACGGTTGAAGAAGTGAACAGTGAAGCCGTCGTTGCAGAAGAACCAAAAGAAGCTGAAAAAGTGGAAGAAGTTGTAGAAACACAAGAAGAACCTCAAGAGGAACCCAAGAAAGATGAAGGTGAAAACTCTTGAACTATAACAAGGTAATTCTTGTTGGAAGGATAACTCACGATCCGGAGCTGAAAGCCACAACAAGTGGAACCGAGATCGTCAATTTTCAGCTTGCCGTTAACAGATATGGAAAAGACAAACAGGCTGATTTCTTCAGAATAGTTTGTTTTGGAAGAAGCGCCGAGTTTGTCAGTACATACGTAAAAAAGGGAACACTCTTGTTGGTTGAAGGCAGCTTAAGAAACAATGTGTGGGAAGACAGCACTGGACAAAAACGTAGTAACACCGAGATCATAGCCAACAGAGTGGAAATTATGGAGAAAAAAGGTAGCAATACGTTCGAAGAAGCCCCGAGCACTCCTGATGAGGAACCCGAAGAGGATATTCCCGAAATAAACGAGGGAGAAGAACTCGAAGGCGACGAGGGCGACGAAATACCTTTTTGATATCTATGGAGGTGTGTGAATAATGGCAGGAAAGCCAAGAATGAGAAAAAAAAGAAAATGCATGTTCTGTTCAAATAAAGTTACGTATATAGATTATAAAGACCTGAAGGTTTTAAAAAAATACATGAGTGATAAAGGTAAAATCTTACCAAAGAGAGTTACAGGTACGTGCGCTAAACACCAAAGAATGCTTTCAAAAGCCATAAAGCGCGCAAGACAGATGGCGTTACTACCTTACACCAAGAACTAAAAAAGAGGCCGGTTATCGGCCTCTTAAAGTATTGAAAGTTTGGGGGCGATTTATGTGAAAGTTTTGCTCTTACAAGACGTAAAAGGGCTTGGAAAAAGTGGAGATATAGTTAAAGCGTCTGATGGCTACGCGAGGAATTATCTTATTCCAAAAAAGATGGCCGTGGTTGCCACACCAGATGTCGTAAAAAAAGTCGAATTACAAAGAAAAGCTCAAGAAAAGAAACGGCAAGAGGAGATCAAAAAGGCCAGTGAGAAATTAAACGAACTTATGAAAGGTGTACTCGTGATCCATGCCAAAGCAGGTAAAGGAGAAAAGCTTTACGGAGCCGTAACTTCCGCTGATATTGCTAAAAAGATATCAGAGTACCTGGGCGAAGAGTTCGATAGAAAAAATATAGATATGGAACCTATAAAGAGTTTGGGAACCTTTGATGTCAAAATCAAACTTGGAAACGGTGTATCTGGTAAGATAAAGGTAAAAGTGGAGCGTGAGGAGACAGAGAAAAATTGAAGTTGATGATATCCTCAAAAGCCCTCTACTCCACCTGGATGTATTATTCTCCAGACCGCATGCTCATAGATTGTGGAGAAGGAGCGAGCACTTACCTTGGAAACAAGGCTTTTGCCGTTAAGCGTGTGTTTATAACCCATGGACACGCGGATCATATAGCAGGTTTGTGGGGATTGGTTAATACCAGAAACAACGCAATGGGTGATAAAGAAAAAGCGCTCGAGATCTACTATCCAAAAGGCGGAAAATCCGTAGAAGAATTCTTAGATTTTATATTGAGGGTTAACAGTGACCTTAAATACAATCTAACGATAAAGCCCTTGGAACTCGGTGAAGAAATCGTACTTCATAGGACAGGCTCAGCGCAAAGGGTTATAAGACCGTTTAGAACTCATCATACGGTGAGCGAAATAAGCTTTGGATACAACATTTACGAAAAGCGGAAAAAGCTCAAAGAAGAGTACAGGTCCCTTTCGCAGAAAGAAATAATGGAGTTGGTTAAAGAAGTCGGAAGAGAAAAGATAACGCTGGAGTACGAACATAAGATTTTAACGGTGAGCGGGGACGCTACACCTATAAAAGTGGAAAACGCTTGGGAAACCGATGTGCTTGTCCATGAAGCCACTTTTTTGGATGAAGGTGATAGAAAAGGAAACAACCATTCATCTGTCAAAGAAGTGTTGGAGCTCGCCAAAAAAGCCCATGTAAAATCCGTCATACTTTATCACATCTCGACGCGTTACGAAAGAAAAGTGAAAAGGTTGATAAACAAGGCCATAGAGGAAGTAAACATAGAGATTCCCGTGATGTACGTCCATCCGTCAAGGATTTTTACCATGAATTGAGGTGTGAAAAATGGGTTTCCTTGCAATGTGGATCGTGTTGGGTTTGGTTTTGTGTACGGCTGAAATTTTCATTCCCTCATTTTTCATCTTTTGGTTCGGCTTGGGGGCGTTCGCTGCTGGCATAGTTTCCATTTTCTTCGGTTTTGTAATTCAATTGGTGATTTTTATAACCGTTTCTGCACTTCTTGTCATCTTCACTAGACCTATCGTGTTGAACATTCTCCTGCGACACGAATCTCCAAAAAAGATAAATATAGACGAAATAATAGGGAAAAAAGCAATAGTCATAGAACACATAAACCCTCTTGAAGATACCGGAAAAGTGAAGATAAACGGTGAAATATGGAGGGCAATGACCGTTGATGGATCATCTGTTGAAATAGGAAACTACGTGAAAATTGTTAGGGTTGAGGGTACCTTGCTCAAAGTAAAAAAGGAGGGATAATATGAACATAATAGGAATGAGCGTAATTGCTTTGGTGATTCTCATCTTCTTACTCATTTTGGCCGCAAAGGGAATAAAAACTGTGCGTCCTTATGAAAAAGGGCTAATAGAAAGGCTGGGAAAGTTTAGAAGAGAAGTAGATTCTGGCCTCCACCTGATAATTCCATTTTTTGATAGAATGATAAAAGTTGACATGCGGGAGCATGTGATAGATGTTCCGCCGCAGGAAGTTATAACAAAAGATAACGTTGTTGTAGCTGTAGATGCCGTCATATACTATGAAGTTTCAGACGCTTTTAAAGTGGTATACAACGTTAAAAATTTTGAATCGGCTGCGATCAAACTGGCACAAACGAATTTGAGAAACGTCATCGGAGAGTTGGAGCTGGATCAAACGCTTACTTCGCGTGAAAGGGTAAACGCAAAATTGAGAGAAGTGTTGGACGAAGCAACGGATAAATGGGGTGTAAGGATAACCAGAGTTGAGCTTAAAAAGATAGATCCTCCAAAGGACATCACCGATGCGATGAGCCAGCAGATGAAAGCCGAACGTACTAAGAGAGCTGCCATATTGGAAGCAGAAGGGATAAAACAATCTAAAATCTTGGAAGCGGAAGGCCAAAAGAAATCTGCTATTTTGAGAGCTGAAGGGCAGGCTGCGGCCATAGAAAAGATGGCTGACGCTCAGAAGTACAAATTACAAATAGAAGCAGAAGGTCAAGCGTTAGCCATAATGAAAGTATTTGATGCCATTCATTCAGGAAATCCAACGCCCGATCTTTTAACGGTAAAATATCTTGAGGCTCTTGGAACCATTGCAAATGGGAAATCAACGAAGATATTCCTGCCTTTTGAAACCTCTGGTGTTCTTTCAAGCCTTGGTGCTATTGGGGAGATGTTCAAAAAAATAGAAAACGATAAGGGGGAGGAAAAAGCGTAATTGGATGTATTAGAATTCTTAAGAAATAATGGCATAGAATCCCTTTTTATAAGCGTAGCGGGTTTTATCATCGCGTTATGGTACATTCGTGGAAGAATAGTTGATAAAAAGAATGTCAGCAAAGGATATCTGAAATATTTTCACGATCTTTTTCCCATGGGGATGATGCTCTTTGGTGTGTATTCCTCCCATACCGTTGAGCCTCTTTTCGGAGGAAGCGTTATGGTGCTTGCCACCTTCATATACATAGTTAATTACGTTGCCCCAAGCATAGATAAGTACGACAACGTTCATCGGACCACAATTTTGTCTTTGGGATACACAAGGCAGGAGTATGCGATAAGGTATCTTTTTCCAAAGACGAGAAGAATGTGGTTCAGTGCTGTGCTTAATTTCTTCGTTTGGCAGTGGACAGCGTTAATGTGGTTTGATGTCTTAAAAGACGAAGGACTAAAAAAAATAAACATGATGTTTTTGATTTCATCGCTTGCGTTTATGATCCTCGGAATCGTTATTTCCATTTTGAAAAATTACAAAGAGGAATAAGGTGATAAAATGGAAGCTAAAACGAAATTGGGTACTTTTGAAATAGACGAAAAAGAGATCATCCTTTTCAAAAATGGATTGCCAGGATTTGAAAACTTGCGAAGATTTTGCTTGATTTCCCGTGCAGACACAGAGCCAATAAAGTGGCTTGTTTCTTTGGAAGATGAACGCGTTGCTTTGCCCGTCGTGGATCCCTGGATAATATTAGGTGACTATTCTTTCGAATTGAACAAAGAAACTCTGGGAAAATTGGAAAACCCAACAAAAGATCGGACATTGGTGATGGTCGTCATAGACCTTCATTCGGAAAACGTGAGCGCTAACATGGCTGCACCCATCGTTATAAATCTGGACAAAGGTGTTGGAGAGCAAATCATATTGGAAGATGAAAGATATTCCATTAGGCACCCCTTAAAAGGCGGGAAGTGATAAAAATGCTCGTTCTTAGGAGAAAAATTGGAGAGGGGATAATAATCGGAAAGAACGTGATAATTCGTATCCTTGATATAGAACAAGGCGATGTTAAAATCGGCATAGAAGCACCAAAAGACGTAAAAATTCTAAGGGAAGAACTTTACAAAGAAATCGCGAATACCAACGTTGAGGCGAAGGATTTCAACATATCCCGTGCAAAAGATCTTTTCAGAAAGGGTGAGTAAAATGGATATAACAAATAAATTGGTTGAACATTTGGAAAACCTTGCAAAACTTAAATTGACTGAAAAAGAAGTTGAAAATCTAAAAAAAGACATGGCAAGCATTTTGGACTACATGAAACTCTTAGACGAAGTTGATGTTGAAGGGTATGAAGCTATGAGAAGCCCCGTGAAGGAAAATATGAAGCCGAGAGAAGACGTTCCAATTCCTTCTGATCCATCTAAAATATTGAGAGAAGCTCCAAAACTCGAAAAGAATTTGATAAAAGTTTCCTCTATTCATGCAACAAAATAACACTTCCCTTGGAAAGTTGGGAGAGGACCTGGCATGCGAGTATCTTAAAAAGTCCCACTACAAGATAATAGAAAGAAATTTCAGGACGAAATTTGGAGAGATAGACATCATAGCCAAAAGGAAAAAGCAGCTGGTGTTTGTGGAAGTTAAGTACGGATCAAAGGATGCGTATTTGCGCGTTAACAGAAAAAAATTCGAAAAGATCTCATTCACGGCCCAGATGTTCTTAAGAGAAAAGGGAGATTTTGGCACGAATTCCTACAGAATAGATGTCATCGCGGTTACAAAGGAAAGAGAAATCTTCCATTTTGAAGACGTGGCAAAAGACTTTTGGAGGTGAAAGGTACGCATTTTACAAAGCCAACAGAGGCTGAAATAGAAGTCTTGAAGGTATGGGAAGGGAAAGGAAAATATTACGCAGAATTGGCTTCCAGCCCATTCTATCCTGATGGGTTTGGAGGCCAAATAGGTGACAGAGGATTTATAGGCGAAGCTCAGGTTTTATACGTGCCCAGCGAAAAGGTTGTGGAAATAGATAAGCCTATAGAAAAAGGAACCTTTTTGGCAAAAACAGATATCAAAAGAAGAGAAGAAATAGCTCGCCAGCACACGGCGCAGCACATATTATCCGCGGCGATGGAAAAATTGTTTGATGCCCAAACTGTGGGGTTTCATATGGGGGAAGATTCCACGACTGTGGATATCGATTCAGATGTTACCGTAGATTTTGAAAAGGTGATGGAAGTATCAAACGATGTTATTTTAAGCGATTTAGAGGTGAAAGAAATTATCACTTCCCCTGAGGAAGCCAAAAATTACGACTTGAGAAAGCTCTCAGATAAAGCCATAAAATCTGGTGAAGTGAGAATTATAAAGATCGGAGAATTCGATCTGAACGCTTGCGGTGGATTCCATGTTTCAAGAACGGGGGAAATTGGAAGTGTTAGAATCACCCATTCGGAACGTGTCAAAGGCAACCTCACCAGGATTTGGTTTGTGGCTGGAAAAAGAGCTTTAAACGACTGTTTGGAAAAAGAGAAAGTGCTTAATGAAAGTTCAAGGCTGTTCGATGCCTCTTGGAGAGACCTCAAAAAGCGAATAGAAAAAACGCTTTCCGAATTGAAAGAGAAGAATTCAAAGCTCAAAAAAACCGCCCAATCGCTCGGTGAATACACGGCAAAAGAGATAAAACCAAACGATATTTTGAAAGTAGATGAAATCGTTGCATCCTACGTATCACGTTCAAGGCAGGACATTCCTTATCTGTTGATTTTTTCTCCGAATAACGCAACGGTTTGTATTCCACAAAAAAGCAAAGAAGAAGTGATGAAGTGGGCTCGCAACGAAGGATTTAAAGGTGGTGGAAAAGGGCCGGTATATCGCTTTGCCTTTGACGACTTCTCAAAATTCAAAAATTCATTTTTGGATTTCGTAAAAGAAAAATGATAAGGATTATTTCAAAAGTAACGAGTTACGTTTTACAGATATATGCAAGTTCATTAGTTTTATGCATTGCCTTCTTGCTTGGGCGATACTCCATTGAGATAAATCATGTAGAATCTCGTCATGTGGGAATTGATACCTGGTTAACCACTTTGATTCCCAATTCAATAGTTTTCGAAGTTGAACACGAATTTATGCATGTGCACAAAATAAGATTTTATTCAAAAAGTTAGAACAGAAGTAATTCTGGAAAATGAAGGTTGCTTACGCACATTAAAAGGAATTTTTTGAAGTTTTGTCAAAACTGATTCAGACGTATATCCATACAAGATGCTCATAACAAGAGCCCGCTGCATACAAACGTCCTGTTAGATTCGCTTTCTCGGCACATCCTGTGCCTCCAGCTCTGTTATTTCACATCTTGTATGCCGTCTTCATATGTTAAAACAGAAACTTCAAAAAATGGGAGAGAAAGGCAGAAAAAACATGATTAATCCGAAACACATTCCGGCACGGATTCACTCTTTTATCCATCTTACGACTCAAAAAACGAGGCACGCTCAGACACTCATCCATGAGTGCTTCGCTTTCTCAACACATCCGTGTGTTTCCCAACCTCGTTTTTATGAGTCTTCAGATGGAGAGTTCATAAGTGCTGGCAAGTGTTTCGATAAAGAGAAGAGGGAGAAGAAAAAAATTCTGTTAGATTCGCTTTTTCACCATAAAAGGCGAAATGTTGATGAAATCGTTTTTATATAAGTCTGCCCCCACTTGTGGGGGAAGTGGCGGCGAAGCCGACGTAGGGGGCCTTCTTCATCTTAATGTACGATATTTATTCACTGTTTACCACTTTTTCTCACTTCTCACCATTTACTGTTTACTCATATGCTTTGACAGAAGCTTCAAAAAAAGGATAGAGAAAAGCCTTACAAGATGTGTTCTAATATCTTTTCTGCGATGATTTTAGCGGGAGAAGATGAAGGGGAAATTTTTTTCAGCTGTTCTCTCATGAAAGAATTCACTTGAGGTTGGAGGGCTTTTTGCACCAATTCTTGAAATTGTGAAATACTCGTTTTTTCTTCATCAACCATAAAGGCGGCGGAAATGCTTTCCAAATACTCTGCATTCTTCATTTGATGGGAGTTCAACGCCCCTTTCCAGGGTACCAAAATGGATGGCGTTTTAGAAGCGATAAGCTCTGCCAGTGTGCTTGCCCCAGCCCTACAAATGACCAAATTCACATTTCTCATGAAATACGCCATATCTTGAATGTAATCGAAATGTGTTACGTTTGGCGCTTCCACCTTTTTTTTACCTGTGTGAATGAATTTAACTTCCCTCAATTTCGTAGAAAGACTTTTTGCGATTTCATCCAAAAAGTCCGATCCTTCACTTCCACCAAATACCAAAACGGTTTTATCTCCGAAACTCTTCTTAAATTCTTCATCTCTCGGTAGGAAAAAACTGTCTCTAACTGGCGTACCGCACACGTAAGGATTGTTTAAATCCTTCTTAGATTGTTCAAATGCACAAAAGGAGATCTCGGTGTAAGGTGAAAGCTTTTTGTTGGCTATTCCCACTTCAAAGTTAGATTCATGAAGAAAAATTGGAATTTTCAAGATATGGGCAGCATAACCCACTATGCCTCCCACGTAGCCACCCGTCGTGAAGACGAAATCGGGATGATTTTTTTTCAACACGACAAGAGCTTTAAGGAGCGCTGTGGAGTTGAAATACAAATAAGAGATACGAGATTTGTCGCTGCCACTGCTTTTCAACGCGATATGTTCAAAGGGAAAATTTTCATTGTATATGTTCTTTTCAGCGCCTCTACCAGTTCCTACAAATAAAGCACGCAACGGATGAATTTTCTCGATTTCTTTCGCAACGGCAAGGGCAGGATATATGTGTCCGCCGGTTACGCCGGCGGCAAAAATTCCTCTAACCCTCTCTTTCTGCTGAGTATGCAATGTTTATGATCACCCCCATTCCTCCCATCAAGGAGACTATAGAGCTTCCTCCGTAGCTTACAAAGGGTAAAGTTACACCCGTGACCGGTAATACCCCAAGCGAAACTCCAGCATTCAAAAGAATTTGAAAAGCCACCAGAAGTCCAAAACCGGTTATGTACGTTCTCGCAAACATATCGTCTTCAATTTTCAACGCGACATGAATTATCTCCCTTATCAACAGATAGTAGAGTAACAACAGCAAGGATATTCCAAGCAATCCGAATTCCTCTCCAAAGGTAGCGAATATGAAATCGCTGAATTGAACCGGCATGTAGAATTTGTAAACTCCTCCAGCCGGCCCATTGCCTATTATTCCCCCATGGCTTATAGCGGAAAGGGCCATTGAAAGCTGGTAATTTGTGTGCCCCGTGGTTAAAAGGCTTAAAAAGGAGGAAAGTCTCTCTTTTTGGTACGAATGTAAAAATCCCCCAACGTAAGCTCCCCATACCAAAAGACCACCGAGACCAAATATAGATAGAATATGATACAGTCTTGCCCCCATCACGTAAAGGATAAAGAGCGTTAACACGATAAGAAGGGTGGTTGTACTCAAATCCGGCTCTAAAAAGACAAGAAGGTATATGGGGCTCAATTTCACCAAAGGTTCAAACACTCCGCCAACAAAAGTTCTCATGCGTCCTTCTTCTTGACGAGATACGTAAGAAGAGAGGTATATTATCAAGAATATCTTTGCAAATTCAGAGCTTTGAAAAGAGAAAGGGCCAAGTGATATCCATCTGTGTGATCCCATAACTCCATGAGAAAAGAAGACAGAGAGGAGAGCCAAAATGGTGAGAACGTAATAGATGCCAGTGTAAGATTCATGTTTTTTGTAGTTGAAAAAAGATGTAAAAATCATCAGCAAAGTGCCGATAAGGATGGCCGATAACTGGCGTTTGAAATAATAGTCAGGCGATGGAAATGGATATTTGTAAGCCGCTATATAACTGGCACTGTACAGGATTATGAGTCCTGTTGCCATTATCGTTGAAAGAAGTATTAAGATCTTAGATATGTCTTTCTCCATTTAAAACGATCCTTTTAAACGCTTCTCCGCGTTCTTTATAATTTTTGAACATGTCAAAAGAAGTTGCCGCGGGGCTAAAAAGCACCACATCGTTTTCTCTGGCGATTTTTCGTGCCATTTGCACAGCTTCTTGAAGATCATTTGCTTTTTCGTGAGGGAATCCATTTAGCACGCTTTCCATCATAGGAACCATTTCTCCCATGATTATAGCAAACTTTGCCCTTTTTCTTATTTCGTCCGCCAAATAGGAATAATCTTTCTCTTTTGGCCTTCCTCCTATTATGACTATGGAAGATTTAAAATTTTTCAAAGCTGCTATCGTGGATTCCGATGTTGTGGATTTAGAATCGTTTATGTAAACCACACCGTTAGATTCCACAACGAACTCCTGCCTGTGAGCAAGAGGAGAAAAACTATTTATTCCTTCTTCTATCGTTTCAGCTGGCACTTTCAGCAAAGCTGCCATTGTTGCCGCAAAAGCTGCATTGTAAACGTTATGAAGTCCTTGAAGCCTGGATGAAACAGTGTATTCCCTTCCATCCAACCAAAAGCTCTTGTTTTCCTCATCTATGAAAACATCGCCAAAATCCTTCGAAATTACAATTCCGTCGCTGGCAGGAATGAATTTGCTATCGGCGTTGTACAAAAACACGTCCGATGTGGATAATTTCATCTTTGCCGTTACGTATTCATCCATATCCTTATGCCAATCTAAATGATTTGGCGAAATGTTCAAAATTGCCCCTATATTCGGATGAAATTCCTCTATTCCCATCAATTGAAAGCTACTCACTTCAAAGATACAAATGGGAGAACCATCATATTTTATCGATGCAACTCCAATGTTTCCTCCTGTAAAATGCGGAGCCTTTGCACAAGTGAGAATGTGATCGAGTAGAGAAACTGTCGTTGTTTTCCCATTTGAACCTGTTATGGCTACAACTTGCGGATTAGCAGGATTTACGGCGTACCGCCATGAAAATTCCATTTCTCCCATCACTTGTGCACCGTTTGATCTGGCCATCTTTAATATATCGCTTTCCGGCCTAACAGAGGGGCTATAAACGACAACATCCGCCTGGGAAGCTCTGGAAGTGTTTTTGCCTTCTTCATATTCCACGTTGTAACGTGAAAGTTCTTCTTTATCCTCCTCTGAGATTTGCTTGGCTTCGGAGACGAATACCTCTCCAAGTCTTTTTTTAGCGATAAACCTCATGATCTCTTTGGTACTTACACCGTATCCTATCAACGAAAAACGCATAGCATCCCCACACTTCCACTCATTATCGCAAGTTCTACCGCCAAGAATGACAGCGTAACGCGGTTTTCGCTCTGCCCTTTCATTTCGTAATGATGATGAATTGGAGCCATTCTAAACACTCTTCTATGGAAGTATCTCAAACTTATTATTTGAATAGTATCACATACCAATTCTATAACAAAAATAGAGAAAAGAAGCATCATCCAAAATTCGTATCCGTACAACATTCCCAAAGCCCCTATGTATCCACCGAGGGCAAGAGAACCAACATCTCCCATGAATATCTTCGCCGGCTTCACGTTGAAAAACAAAAACGCCAAAACAGCGCTCATACTTGTAAGAGTGGTTGTAAGGGGAAAGCCCTTGTAAAGTGAAAAAACGGCAAGCCCCAGCGCACCTATAAAATAAACCCCTCCCGCAAGTCCATCCAAGCCATCCGTTATATTTGAAGAATTCGACATGCCAACCAAGAAGGTGATGGTGAATATCGGATAAAACCATCCCATTTCCAATTTTCCTAAAAACGGGATTACGGTGTAGGTATGAGGAAAAATATTTTGGGAAACCAGATACAAAAATACCGCAGTGGCAATTTGCAAAATCAACTTTTGGTAGCTTTTCAACCCTTCTGATTTTGACTTCAAGATTTTCATAACGCCATCGATATAGCCTATAACGAAAAACGAGAATGTTGACAGCACGAGAAAAGCGTTTTCGATGCTCTTGTTAAATACCAGCGATACCACCATGAACACGCTTACAAAGACGAGTCCCGCCATCGTTGGCGTACCTTCTTTGTAGTTGTGCATCTGAGGCCCGTCACTTCTTACGTGCTGGCCTATCTTTCTCTTCTTCTGCCACGCGATAAAAAGATGAATTAAAACGAGAGTTAAGACAAAAGATAAAGACGTTTCGTATATCCACTTCATAAAGCTCCCTCAATTTCTTCAACGATCTTTCCAAGCGTGTATATTCTTGAACCTTTTACCAAAATGATATCTCCATCCTTGACGACATTGTTCAATCTTTCAAGAGAATAACTTTCCCCAAATGGATAAAAAAGTCTCCCTACTGTGAAAATAGCTTTGGGGGAAAATTCATCTTTTATGTGAAGAAGGCGTTTCGAAAGCCCATCCACTTCTATCTCTTCCATGGGTGCCAACACCCAGATGACGTTTTTACCTTTCAATTTGAAAGCCACCTGAGCCGCGTTAATCAAAGATTCCAAGCTTGCATTGTACGTATCGTCTATTATGATGTTTTTGTTCAGATATTTGATGTTCATTCTACCTTTTAAAAAAGAAAAATTTCTGAGATCGTTCAGATCCCAGCTCATTCCCAACTCATCCATAAGCGTAAGGGCAAATTCGAGATCTTTTATTTGGCCTTCCCCCCAGATACCGTTCAAAGCGTAGTCTTCGCCACTAACTTTTACAATCGTTTTCAACTCTTTGTACTTAAATGAATCGACATGTTTTCTAAGCACTCTTCCTTTTTCCATCAAGACTTTTTTCAAATTATCGTTTCCGTCGTAAAGGACGAATTTCTCCGTCTGTTTGACGATAGAAGATTTTTCTTTCAGTGGATCTATGTACATCGAATGAGAACTTCCAACGAACGTGATGATCGATATATGAGGCTTGAAGATCGTCGACAGCTGCTCAACATCTCCTGGGAACCTAGCACCAATTTCAAAAATGGCATATGAAGGATTTTTTTGAGGATCGTTCAAAATGGAAAGTGATATTCCAACATCCGTGTTGAAGTTCCCAACGCTTTTGCAAACCGCTCCGTGTTTTTCAAGAAGATGAGAAATGATTTCTTTTGTCGTTGTTTTTCCGCAAGAACCCGTAACGGCTATTCTCAAAGAATCCTTTATTTTTTCAAAGGCAAGGGTTGTTAAAGCTCTTATGGTACTTTGAACTTTTACGTAAGGGGAAAAAGGGATCTCATGTTCGCTAACCGCATAACCGTTCTTTTCATATACTTCTTCTATAAATTCATGACCGTCTCTTTTAGCTCCTTTTAAAGCAAAAAACAGAGAACCTTTGGAACATTCTTTTGAGTTGGAACAAAAGTTTGAAACGTCCACATCTTTTCCCACAA
This DNA window, taken from Mesoaciditoga lauensis cd-1655R = DSM 25116, encodes the following:
- the rpsR gene encoding 30S ribosomal protein S18 — encoded protein: MAGKPRMRKKRKCMFCSNKVTYIDYKDLKVLKKYMSDKGKILPKRVTGTCAKHQRMLSKAIKRARQMALLPYTKN
- the gatC gene encoding Asp-tRNA(Asn)/Glu-tRNA(Gln) amidotransferase subunit GatC yields the protein MDITNKLVEHLENLAKLKLTEKEVENLKKDMASILDYMKLLDEVDVEGYEAMRSPVKENMKPREDVPIPSDPSKILREAPKLEKNLIKVSSIHATK
- the fliW gene encoding flagellar assembly protein FliW; the protein is MEAKTKLGTFEIDEKEIILFKNGLPGFENLRRFCLISRADTEPIKWLVSLEDERVALPVVDPWIILGDYSFELNKETLGKLENPTKDRTLVMVVIDLHSENVSANMAAPIVINLDKGVGEQIILEDERYSIRHPLKGGK
- a CDS encoding alanyl-tRNA editing protein; the protein is MKGTHFTKPTEAEIEVLKVWEGKGKYYAELASSPFYPDGFGGQIGDRGFIGEAQVLYVPSEKVVEIDKPIEKGTFLAKTDIKRREEIARQHTAQHILSAAMEKLFDAQTVGFHMGEDSTTVDIDSDVTVDFEKVMEVSNDVILSDLEVKEIITSPEEAKNYDLRKLSDKAIKSGEVRIIKIGEFDLNACGGFHVSRTGEIGSVRITHSERVKGNLTRIWFVAGKRALNDCLEKEKVLNESSRLFDASWRDLKKRIEKTLSELKEKNSKLKKTAQSLGEYTAKEIKPNDILKVDEIVASYVSRSRQDIPYLLIFSPNNATVCIPQKSKEEVMKWARNEGFKGGGKGPVYRFAFDDFSKFKNSFLDFVKEK
- the rplI gene encoding 50S ribosomal protein L9, yielding MKVLLLQDVKGLGKSGDIVKASDGYARNYLIPKKMAVVATPDVVKKVELQRKAQEKKRQEEIKKASEKLNELMKGVLVIHAKAGKGEKLYGAVTSADIAKKISEYLGEEFDRKNIDMEPIKSLGTFDVKIKLGNGVSGKIKVKVEREETEKN
- a CDS encoding SPFH domain-containing protein; translation: MNIIGMSVIALVILIFLLILAAKGIKTVRPYEKGLIERLGKFRREVDSGLHLIIPFFDRMIKVDMREHVIDVPPQEVITKDNVVVAVDAVIYYEVSDAFKVVYNVKNFESAAIKLAQTNLRNVIGELELDQTLTSRERVNAKLREVLDEATDKWGVRITRVELKKIDPPKDITDAMSQQMKAERTKRAAILEAEGIKQSKILEAEGQKKSAILRAEGQAAAIEKMADAQKYKLQIEAEGQALAIMKVFDAIHSGNPTPDLLTVKYLEALGTIANGKSTKIFLPFETSGVLSSLGAIGEMFKKIENDKGEEKA
- a CDS encoding MBL fold metallo-hydrolase, whose protein sequence is MISSKALYSTWMYYSPDRMLIDCGEGASTYLGNKAFAVKRVFITHGHADHIAGLWGLVNTRNNAMGDKEKALEIYYPKGGKSVEEFLDFILRVNSDLKYNLTIKPLELGEEIVLHRTGSAQRVIRPFRTHHTVSEISFGYNIYEKRKKLKEEYRSLSQKEIMELVKEVGREKITLEYEHKILTVSGDATPIKVENAWETDVLVHEATFLDEGDRKGNNHSSVKEVLELAKKAHVKSVILYHISTRYERKVKRLINKAIEEVNIEIPVMYVHPSRIFTMN
- a CDS encoding YraN family protein, yielding MQQNNTSLGKLGEDLACEYLKKSHYKIIERNFRTKFGEIDIIAKRKKQLVFVEVKYGSKDAYLRVNRKKFEKISFTAQMFLREKGDFGTNSYRIDVIAVTKEREIFHFEDVAKDFWR
- a CDS encoding single-stranded DNA-binding protein; its protein translation is MNYNKVILVGRITHDPELKATTSGTEIVNFQLAVNRYGKDKQADFFRIVCFGRSAEFVSTYVKKGTLLLVEGSLRNNVWEDSTGQKRSNTEIIANRVEIMEKKGSNTFEEAPSTPDEEPEEDIPEINEGEELEGDEGDEIPF
- the csrA gene encoding carbon storage regulator CsrA; this translates as MLVLRRKIGEGIIIGKNVIIRILDIEQGDVKIGIEAPKDVKILREELYKEIANTNVEAKDFNISRAKDLFRKGE
- a CDS encoding NfeD family protein, which codes for MGFLAMWIVLGLVLCTAEIFIPSFFIFWFGLGAFAAGIVSIFFGFVIQLVIFITVSALLVIFTRPIVLNILLRHESPKKINIDEIIGKKAIVIEHINPLEDTGKVKINGEIWRAMTVDGSSVEIGNYVKIVRVEGTLLKVKKEG